The following are from one region of the Gammaproteobacteria bacterium genome:
- a CDS encoding NAD(P)-dependent alcohol dehydrogenase produces the protein MKAFTYSQYGSAEVLKLSQIPKPTPKDNEVLVKVEAVSVNAADWRMMKADPFLVRLGAGLFKPKKDSIPGADISGRVEAVGKNVRQFKPGDEVFGETSGNGFGGFAEYKCAKETELVLKPANLTFEQAAAVPMAGLTALHTVRDVGNVQAGQKVLINGASGGVGTFAVQLAKYYAAEVTAVCSTSKLEQARALGADHVIDYTKEDFTRNGNCYDIVFGLNGFRSIFDYRRILCPNGRYVMTGGNSAQLFQALLLGPLLSIVGKRKVSAVFSKSNQQNLQFLGEMLASGKLKVVIDKRFQFDEVPEAIRYVQQGHAKGKVVITVGTRPVD, from the coding sequence ATGAAGGCTTTCACCTATAGCCAATACGGTTCAGCTGAGGTACTAAAACTATCGCAGATACCCAAACCAACGCCAAAGGACAACGAGGTATTGGTAAAGGTTGAAGCCGTATCGGTGAATGCCGCCGATTGGCGGATGATGAAGGCTGATCCGTTTTTGGTTCGTCTGGGCGCTGGACTATTCAAACCGAAAAAAGACTCGATCCCTGGTGCTGACATCTCAGGCCGGGTGGAAGCCGTTGGCAAAAATGTTCGCCAGTTTAAACCCGGGGACGAGGTATTCGGCGAAACATCCGGGAACGGGTTTGGTGGCTTTGCGGAATACAAATGCGCCAAAGAAACTGAGCTGGTGCTAAAACCCGCCAACCTCACCTTTGAACAAGCCGCCGCAGTTCCCATGGCCGGCCTCACCGCTTTGCATACTGTGCGTGATGTCGGCAACGTACAGGCTGGACAAAAGGTTTTGATCAATGGCGCCTCTGGCGGCGTAGGCACATTCGCTGTGCAACTCGCAAAATATTACGCTGCCGAAGTCACGGCTGTTTGCAGCACCAGCAAACTAGAACAAGCCCGCGCCCTCGGTGCGGATCACGTTATTGATTACACGAAAGAAGATTTCACCCGCAACGGCAATTGTTACGATATTGTCTTTGGCCTGAATGGATTTCGTTCCATATTTGATTACCGGCGCATATTGTGTCCGAACGGTCGGTATGTGATGACAGGTGGAAACTCCGCTCAATTATTCCAGGCACTGCTGCTGGGGCCACTACTTTCGATCGTTGGCAAGCGCAAAGTGAGCGCTGTTTTTTCCAAGTCAAATCAACAGAACTTGCAGTTTCTTGGAGAGATGCTTGCGTCGGGCAAACTTAAAGTCGTCATCGACAAACGTTTTCAATTTGATGAAGTGCCGGAAGCCATTCGCTACGTTCAGCAAGGCCACGCCAAGGGCAAAGTTGTGATTACTGTCGGTACCCGGCCTGTCGACTAA
- a CDS encoding NAD-dependent epimerase/dehydratase family protein, with product MHTILGANGVIGQGLSKALVSVSPAIRQASRNPRKVNPTDETVVADLLDAQATAKAVAGSEVVYLVAGLKYDTAVWQEQWPIVMRNVIDACKRHGSRLVFFDNVYAYGHVDGVMTENTPFNPTSKKGEVRARIATMLLDEIRNDNLKALISRSADFYGPNAVNSFPHATVFERLRAGKAPQWIGNPNALHTFTYTPDAGNAVALLGRSPEAFGQTWHLPTVKEPIKGADFVRLACELAERPYKLQAVPRWVLKLMGIFMPIIRENDEMMYQFEYDYRFDSSKIESAFGLRATPYRVGIKESLASQKA from the coding sequence ATGCACACGATACTCGGCGCAAATGGTGTTATTGGCCAAGGGTTGTCCAAGGCGCTTGTTTCGGTCTCGCCTGCCATCCGTCAGGCCAGTCGCAATCCCAGAAAAGTCAATCCGACAGATGAGACCGTGGTGGCCGATTTGTTGGATGCTCAGGCAACGGCAAAGGCAGTTGCTGGCAGTGAAGTGGTTTATCTCGTCGCGGGTTTAAAATACGACACGGCAGTCTGGCAGGAACAATGGCCCATCGTAATGCGTAATGTGATTGATGCCTGCAAACGCCATGGAAGTCGTCTCGTGTTCTTCGACAACGTCTATGCCTATGGCCATGTGGATGGCGTAATGACCGAGAATACGCCATTCAATCCGACCAGCAAAAAAGGGGAAGTCAGAGCAAGGATTGCCACCATGCTGCTGGATGAAATACGCAATGACAATCTCAAAGCGCTAATCAGCCGTTCAGCCGATTTTTATGGACCAAATGCAGTCAACAGTTTTCCCCATGCGACAGTATTCGAACGGCTCAGAGCTGGAAAGGCGCCGCAATGGATAGGAAACCCCAACGCACTGCATACCTTCACCTATACGCCGGATGCCGGAAATGCCGTAGCCTTGCTCGGCAGATCGCCTGAGGCCTTTGGCCAAACCTGGCATTTGCCCACAGTCAAGGAACCAATCAAAGGAGCGGACTTCGTACGTTTGGCTTGCGAGTTGGCAGAGCGCCCATACAAGTTGCAAGCCGTACCCCGCTGGGTATTGAAGCTCATGGGTATTTTCATGCCCATCATTCGCGAAAACGATGAAATGATGTACCAGTTTGAATACGACTATCGCTTCGACAGCAGCAAGATCGAGTCAGCCTTTGGTTTGCGTGCAACGCCATACCGCGTCGGAATCAAAGAGTCCCTCGCCAGTCAGAAGGCATAA
- a CDS encoding alpha/beta fold hydrolase — MHKKSVEFISDGQTIVADVYIPNESTLNAPAILLCHGFAGVKELLLPAFAEYFASAGYVAMTFDYRGFGGSGGEPGRLVPALQIEDIKQAISFLASCPEVDASRIALWGTSFGGANAIVVASEDDRVKALSVQLTFADGEKIITSEMSQEDKEKFLGTLEKMKEKKEKTGKEMMVPIVKVLTDEQSKEFYNEYSEAFDALKIKIPFLTIAETLAHKPINSISKVNVPVLVVAATNDSVNPVTESYSLFEAANEPKELFELEGATHYEVYKGKLFEQTAAKQVEWFSAHL; from the coding sequence ATGCACAAAAAATCGGTTGAGTTCATTTCTGACGGTCAAACCATTGTCGCGGACGTGTACATCCCCAATGAATCAACATTAAACGCCCCTGCCATTTTGCTGTGCCACGGTTTTGCCGGGGTAAAAGAGCTGTTGCTGCCCGCCTTTGCCGAATATTTTGCCAGCGCCGGATACGTGGCCATGACCTTTGACTATCGTGGCTTTGGTGGCAGCGGTGGTGAGCCTGGGCGCTTGGTGCCAGCGCTGCAAATCGAAGACATCAAACAGGCCATTTCGTTTTTGGCCAGTTGCCCTGAAGTTGACGCCAGCCGCATCGCATTGTGGGGCACGTCCTTTGGCGGTGCGAACGCCATTGTCGTGGCATCAGAGGATGATCGCGTCAAGGCGCTGTCTGTGCAATTGACCTTTGCCGATGGCGAGAAAATTATCACCTCGGAGATGAGCCAGGAAGACAAGGAAAAATTCCTCGGTACCCTTGAAAAAATGAAAGAGAAAAAAGAAAAAACCGGCAAGGAAATGATGGTACCTATCGTCAAAGTGCTGACCGATGAGCAGTCAAAAGAGTTCTACAACGAATACTCTGAAGCATTCGATGCGCTTAAAATTAAAATCCCGTTCCTGACCATCGCAGAAACCCTGGCACACAAACCTATCAACTCCATTTCGAAAGTAAATGTTCCTGTGCTGGTCGTTGCTGCCACCAATGACAGCGTCAACCCGGTTACAGAGTCTTATTCATTGTTCGAGGCTGCCAACGAACCCAAAGAGTTGTTTGAGCTTGAAGGCGCAACACACTACGAAGTTTATAAAGGCAAATTGTTTGAACAAACCGCCGCAAAACAGGTGGAATGGTTCAGCGCACATTTATAA
- a CDS encoding group 1 truncated hemoglobin, whose amino-acid sequence MNKGKSLYEQIGGEAAVNAAVDVFYRKVLADARINKFFEGVDMGKQASKQKAFLTMALGGPHNYTGKDMRAGHAHLVAKGLNDSHFDAVIENLGATLTELGVPSNLIAQAAAIAESTRNDVLGK is encoded by the coding sequence ATGAACAAAGGCAAGTCGCTGTACGAGCAAATCGGTGGCGAAGCTGCCGTGAACGCGGCCGTAGACGTGTTCTACCGCAAAGTACTGGCTGATGCCCGCATCAACAAGTTCTTCGAAGGCGTGGACATGGGCAAGCAGGCTTCCAAACAGAAAGCCTTCCTGACTATGGCGCTGGGCGGACCACACAACTACACCGGTAAAGACATGCGCGCTGGCCATGCTCACCTGGTAGCCAAAGGTCTGAACGACAGCCACTTCGATGCCGTTATCGAGAACCTGGGCGCAACCCTGACTGAACTGGGTGTTCCTAGCAATCTGATTGCTCAAGCCGCTGCGATCGCAGAAAGCACTCGCAACGACGTACTGGGCAAATAA
- a CDS encoding HD domain-containing protein, translating to MENRETLHQDSLRFLSEKGSLKDKLVKAHQRIQQDLPFIARIAITLYDPKTRVLKTFLHSSGGDNPISNYQALLDNAPSLKEILKTGQPRVINDMRNLNTDPKEHNKKLSDQGYAASYTLPMYNQGEFQGFLFMNSYQADVFDSLSLEKVDLYAHLLAMMVVNHVSSVNTLTAAVKTTGNITHLRDPETGSHLDRMSRYSLLIARALASAHHLDDEYIQHIFMFAPLHDIGKIAIPDDILLKPAKLDEDEMKIMRTHTTRGQEIIDDLVTNFGLNQHGHVDILRNIALYHHEAVNGTGYPCGKSGDDIPFEARIVAVADIFDALTSERPYKKAWSNDEALEWLAKLAGQTLDNDCVQALISHRGEVEQIQQEFKSNPLE from the coding sequence ATGGAAAACCGTGAAACGTTACACCAGGATAGTCTCCGCTTTCTTAGCGAAAAAGGCAGCTTGAAAGACAAGCTAGTTAAAGCACATCAGCGTATACAACAAGACCTGCCGTTCATCGCACGTATTGCAATCACGCTGTACGATCCCAAAACCCGTGTGCTAAAAACTTTTTTGCACAGCAGCGGTGGCGACAATCCCATTTCGAATTATCAGGCCTTGCTGGACAATGCCCCATCCCTAAAAGAAATTCTCAAAACTGGTCAGCCGCGCGTCATTAACGATATGCGCAACCTGAATACTGACCCCAAGGAACACAACAAAAAACTCAGCGATCAAGGATACGCCGCCAGTTATACGTTACCGATGTACAACCAGGGGGAGTTCCAGGGATTCCTGTTCATGAATTCTTATCAAGCGGATGTGTTTGATTCACTGTCTCTGGAAAAAGTTGATTTGTATGCCCACCTGCTGGCTATGATGGTGGTGAACCACGTTTCCTCGGTCAACACTCTTACCGCAGCAGTCAAAACCACTGGCAACATTACCCATTTGCGTGATCCTGAAACCGGCAGCCACCTGGATCGCATGTCACGCTACAGTTTGCTCATCGCCCGAGCGCTGGCCAGCGCTCATCACCTGGATGATGAATACATTCAACACATTTTCATGTTCGCGCCACTGCACGATATTGGCAAAATTGCCATTCCCGATGACATCCTGCTCAAGCCAGCAAAACTCGACGAAGATGAAATGAAAATCATGCGGACGCACACCACGCGCGGCCAGGAGATCATTGATGATTTAGTCACCAATTTTGGTCTGAATCAACATGGCCACGTCGATATTTTGCGCAACATCGCGCTGTATCACCATGAGGCCGTTAACGGGACAGGATATCCCTGTGGCAAATCCGGCGATGACATTCCCTTCGAGGCTAGAATCGTTGCCGTAGCGGATATTTTCGATGCATTGACGAGCGAGCGGCCATACAAAAAAGCCTGGAGCAACGACGAAGCACTTGAGTGGCTGGCAAAACTGGCGGGGCAAACATTAGACAACGACTGCGTACAGGCGTTGATTTCTCATCGCGGTGAGGTTGAACAGATCCAGCAGGAATTTAAAAGTAATCCGCTGGAATAA
- a CDS encoding cold-shock protein has translation MATGTVKWFNEAKGFGFISPADGSGDVFVHFSAISGSGFRTLAEGQKVSFEVEQGAKGPQATQVTVVS, from the coding sequence ATGGCAACTGGTACCGTTAAATGGTTTAACGAGGCCAAAGGTTTCGGGTTCATTTCACCAGCAGACGGCAGCGGCGACGTGTTTGTGCATTTTTCTGCTATCAGCGGTTCTGGTTTCAGAACGCTGGCAGAAGGTCAAAAAGTTAGCTTCGAAGTCGAGCAGGGCGCCAAGGGCCCACAGGCAACCCAGGTAACTGTGGTTAGCTAA